A genomic window from Solanum stenotomum isolate F172 chromosome 10, ASM1918654v1, whole genome shotgun sequence includes:
- the LOC125843040 gene encoding RING-H2 finger protein ATL5-like produces the protein MVVAIYTLCSHFVWLALSAHCIEAVAEGPYIGLIGDPPCPECGGPYLINVTWAEDYPRIDKLGGLVGALVAFFVSVIFILVLYKHTRTMGRDTRVIRDDRQLEMREVISETPPQTLLVEGQQDRPPHPQSLPMERPFVVRHPEASILVNTFLARRISREECANMCEICQLDYDEGQLVRVLPSCGHFYHHICILNWMTFGALNCPHCRAVI, from the coding sequence ATGGTTGTAGCAATATATACTCTGTGCTCTCACTTTGTGTGGCTCGCCTTGAGCGCACATTGCATTGAGGCGGTTGCTGAGGGTCCATATATAGGCCTTATTGGGGATCCACCATGTCCAGAGTGTGGGGGGCCGTACTTGATTAATGTCACTTGGGCAGAAGATTATCCTCGAATAGATAAACTAGGAGGTCTTGTAGGAGCACTTGTAGCTTTTTTTGTTTctgttattttcattttagtcCTATATAAACATACACGTACAATGGGGAGGGATACAAGGGTGATAAGGGATGACAGGCAATTAGAGATGAGAGAGGTCATCTCGGAAACACCTCCACAGACACTTCTTGTGGAGGGACAGCAGGATAGACCCCCACACCCACAGAGTCTTCCTATGGAGAGACCTTTCGTGGTGAGACATCCTGAGGCCTCTATCCTAGTTAACACATTTCTTGCCCGGCGAATTTCTAGGGAGGAATGTGCTAACATGTGTGAGATATGTCAGCTTGACTATGATGAGGGACAACTCGTGCGAGTTCTTCCTTCTTGTGGTCACTTTTATCACCATATTTGCATATTGAACTGGATGACGTTTGGGGCTCTCAACTGCCCTCATTGTCGTGCAGTCATATAG